TGACTCAATATTCAAGCAACCCTTCTGCCCTTGAAGCAGTACACCATACAGAGGCCAAAAGTTAACTTGTCTTGCCTCAGTTGCTTTGAAATGTAAGGAATAGATCCTTAAAGTCTTCTCCATTCCCTTTaccaaacaacaacaaatatgaAATACCTCCAAAGAAACATACGATCCTTGTTTGGTGAGCCTCGGCTTTTCAAGTACAGTTGACTAGAGTGACCAAAGTGACTAGCTGGAGTTAGGAGCTGGTGGTCGATGGAAGTATAAATCATCCAGAATTTCTTGTTACATATACTGAAACATAAATAACTAGCGATTGCTTGTATAGGTATGCATTGAATTTACACTGTAATCTTCTAGTATTTGGCTAGTTGTGTCTAATATAAATTTGTGATCTTTCTAGTATTTGATTAACGTgtcaaacataaatttaaacCTGCATCTGATACCATATTCTTGGTAATAATGTGCAGATCATTGTGCTAGCACTCATACCACGAGGATTGGATTCCTCCAGTGCAAACTATGCCAAGAATCTTTTACAGGCAGCTATTCTTGTCCAATACATTCCAAGGTTGTTTAGGTTTATTCCTCTTCTGATTGGTCAGTCTCCAAATGGCTTCATATTTGAGACAGCTTCGGCAAACTTCTTTATAAATCTTTTCACCTTTGTGTTGTCTGGGCATATCATTGGGTCGTTGTGGTATCTCTTTGGGTTGCAGGTGAGTAGAAGTCATTATGCGCTTAAATATGCTGGTAGAGCTTTATTTCTTTCAGcatttttcttgtcatttgaATATTCAAATACTTTTATAAACTGTTTCTATTCCAGATTTCATTGTTAGAGAAATATAGAGTGGCTGAACTGTTAATGATACATTTGTTTTCATTAGTTTCACCCTCTCCTATTCAAGAAATGAAATCATAACTCAATCTAAAGTTCATAACCTCTGAAGCAAGGAAATATTGCATCATTCTGCTTTTGATTTGAATTACAATATAATGAAATCATAATTGTTTTCAACTAAAGTATATTAAATTAGTTTCAAAATCAAGACCTGATCATAATTCCTTCCAAGTTTCTCTTGCTGCTGTTATTGCTcggatttcaagtttttataatgattttaagaCTTGTTCCATACATTTTGTAGCATGTATCTCTACTCATCTGCATATACCCTTCCCATATATGAGAGTTTCAATGTGTAATTCTTGTAATGACTGAATTTCTTAAAACTCCTACATGGAAGATTAGTTCTTGAGCAATATTTGTGCTCTTGAAGTCAATAAAACAAactcctaaatattttttggtttactCATGAcactatatttatctttttatgttaTCCTGGCATGGTTTGTATGTTGTCTTCTTATATTATCTTGGTATGGTTAGTTTGCTTTCTTTGACATCTTGCTTGCCTTCTTCTTTTGGTTAACTAAGCGAATATCTACAACTAGTTTCATATTATAATGGTACTCAAAAGATTCACATAATCTTTTAACAGAGGGTAAATCAATGTCTTCGTGATGCTTGCCATAATTCTGGTTATCAAGAAGAGTGCAAGAAGTTTATAGATTGTAGTCGACACGAGAATGCTGCTGAACAACAAGTGCTAAGTCAAAACTGGACACATTGGACAAACAATGCTAATGCCAGTGATTGTTTTACTCCGGatcatttttcttatgaaatctATGTCCAGGCAGTCAATCTCACCGGGGAAAATACCATCACCAGATACACATATTCATTATTTTGGGGATTCCAGGTATGCGATCCATGATATCTTATGGACACCATTCTTACCTTATCCTCTATCCATTATGAATTGATTGGAAATTTTCTCTAGAGTAAGGAATATAAAACTTGCCATTTAAAGGTGTGCAAATTTCCACTTGAAGGTGTGTTTGTCAAAGAGGGTTTTGGTCTCAATCTTTCTTTGTGAGAGTtgcttttttatatagagaCTGTCATGCATTATAAGGCTGAAAATCAGCCATTCGAACCATACAAATCATGGAAAGTTCATTGCCATAAAAGAATTCAATATGTCCAAAGATGGAGATTGAATCTCCCACTGCCATCCGCAGAATCATGTTGCTTAAGGAGATTCTTAGCTAAATCATAAAGCGTGTGGATGTACTTATCAATCATGTTGGCATGTCATTGTACTTAGATTATGTGAAAAGTGTTGGTCAATTGAATGgttataaaaaattctttatggaTACAGAATTTCTTAGTTCTATGTTGTAGAATgacatctctttttttatctggTGAGTGTTGCCTAAATTACAATACAATCCATTTTAATCCTGCTTATCCTTAAACCCTTGATTTCTTAGGGTACCTCTTCATAACTCTTATATTTTATGCCACATTCctgcttgatttttaaaataagtcattatatttctttttccaatcATTATAGTTGTGTCAATATTGGCTCACTTGCTTAAATTACAATACAGTCCATTTTAATCCTGCTTATCCTGAAACCCTTGATTTCTTAGGGTATTTCTTCATAACTCTTATATTTTATGCCACATGCCtgcttgattttaaaaataagtcattatatttctttttccaatcATTATAGTTGTGTCAATATTGGCACGAACTGTAATACTCTATATTTTCTtgttgacatatatatatatatatatatatatatatatatgttttgatcttATTTTGTGAAGCAAATCAGTACTCTCGCTGGAAACCAAGTACCAAGCTATTTTATTTGGGAAGTCCTCTTTACCATGGCAATAATTGGAATTGGCCTCTTGCTCTTTGCTTTtctcataggaaatatgcagaACTTTCTTCAGGCTCTCGGTAGGAGgtataatttattgttaaaattttcttcttaaataTCATGCAAAAGCCCTTGGTTGGGatgtagttttttttggttaaatgttTGTTGGTGAAATCAATATTCTTGTTAATCTGTTTCAATAGTGTTCTTATTTGAAAGCATGGATGGTATGGGTTAGAATGAGTATGTTAAATGGTGCTTCTAGCGAGGAAGAAATTTATAGCCTAGCCTATGCTTGGGTATGCTGTGATTATCCTGAGCTAAGatttaaggatattttttcattacactTCTTAAAACTCTTTCATGGGTTTTAGATGCATCTTGTACAACTTTttttcctaagaaaaaaaaaaaaagtaacctgAGGTAGTGTgattaaccaaaaccaaagcaaCTCTACCAAGCTTCAACTCTGACTCTTTGTAAAGAAAGCATTTGATGCAAAGTCCACTATTTTAACAAGAGACTTTGAATAATATAAGCtatcaacaaaaatgaaattttgtttACATAATCTAGAGAGTGCATGGTATGGTTCCTGCTAAAATTTTCATCACTTATGTGACTGGCTCGTGTCTTCAATGAGTGAATCTTATTTTGATGTAGAATTgctaaatttattgaattgaaatttcAAGATTCTTAGTTTCCAATAGTATGGTTTTTTATCCATGATATGCGCATTGAAACTTGAAGTGATGTCATCACctttattatcattttgaaaacaatgtatcaaataaatataatccaaTCTAGGTAATTAGATCTATTTGTAGATTTATTTATATCTATGTGTCTTACATACAGTCTTCTGAATTTGTCTTATGGTCAACTCATTAGATATTATAATAGTTATCATAAGTCAAGTTGTAGGATGGAGAAAAAATGGATAGAATTGCTGCACATTTGGATACATTTATAGTACATATTGTTGTTCTTGCCTGATGCCATAAAAGTCAACTTTAATATGTTGATTAATCTCTATAGTTTCAATGAAAAACTTATTCATAAGTTCTTGTAGTTCTTTGTGATGTTTTATCTTATTCTAGTCAGCTACTCTTTTGACATCACTTCACATCACATCAAGTTTAGTTGTTGAATCGATTAAAGAATAGGCTTACACTAATTGAGTACTTAACACAATTAATCTTGATGAATGTGtgttcaatattttaatttaaatctccAAAGATGGAAGTGATATGTGAGAAATGAGATCAAAGTCATCAAAGTCTATTTCGATTGCATCTTGAGAAGAAAACATTGTAAACCTATGTGTCACTTTTGATAAGGTGCCATTATGATGCAATTCATGTTAACCAATTAGTTTTCTATTCCTAATTTGTTATTTGCGAGTAGACTAGAATGTCATTTGTTTGCCTAATCATTACATAACAACTATTTATTGTTCTCTCTTCTAGGAGGTCAGAAATGTCACTAAGGCGACGCGATGTTGATCAGTGGATGAAACATCGGCGCTTGCCGGTAGAGCTAAGAAGGTGtgccattaattttaatttctcatttctCTCTATAtacctttccttctttctttctttcttttttttttttttttttttttttttttctggtaatCCTCTCTATCTATCACACACATTTCctcttttatcatatatttcTGACTTGAAGGATTAGTGTTGAAATTTAATGTAATTGCATACAATTTCAAGGCAAAGTGCACAATGAGTGAACCCCTGTCATTGAACTCCTTTATATAGTGCAACCAAACTCGATTCAAAACCCTTGTTTATGTCCTGGCAAATGTTCTTTTTCTATGACTTGCATATTGCTATCcctttttattgtttctatGCATTTCcatctataatattttcttcCTTGTTGTGGTGCACTTGTAACGATTTACTTCTATGTATGGTTGTCTTCTTGAGCATATGTTTCATGGATCTAATAACTGCTGAAAATGCATGTAGGAGAGTGATAGAAGCTGAACGGTATCATTGGGCTTCTACTAGAGGGGTAAATGAAGAAATGCTTTTGGAGAATTTGCCTGAGGACCTCCAGAGGGATATTAGAAGACACCTCTTCAAATTCGTCAAGAAAGTAAGATACAAAATATCTGGGTCTAATAAAATTGCTTTGCTACATATTGCATGCCCATTGATTAATTCAGATCCTTGAGGCTTGTAACTACCCAATTTAATTTGACTGTGAGATAGCGTTCAAACTCCATAGCTCATTCCAATCAAAGAGCAATACCatagattttgttatttaaaataatcatgaattttcaataaatttactATGTATTTACATTTAACATTTTGCAGGTATGGATTTTTCACCTGATGGATGAACATGTCTTGGATGCGGTTTGTGAGAAATTAAAACAGAAAATATACATCAAGGGAAGTGAAGTTTTTTGTGTTGGTGGTCTGGTTGAGAAGATGGTTTTTATTGTGCGTGGAAAATTGGAAAGCATCGGACATGATGGGACGGTGGTAGAATTATCTGAAGGGAATGTTTGTGGTGAGGAACTTCTCACATGGTTTCTTGAGCATAGTTCAGTGTCCAAAGgtatattattattcttaaaaatatattgattcttATTTCACTTCATTACTGACTGGTTTAAGTTACCCGCTAGCTAAACTTCCAATGGCTTCTGTCACACCATAAGAGCATGAACATGGTTTTTTTGCTTCCTGGTGCAGATGGAAGGAAAATCAAGATTTCTGGACAGCGTTTGATTAGCAGCAGGACAGTAAGATGCTTAGCAAATGTAGAAGCATTTTCACTCAGTGCTGCTGACCTTGAACAAGTCACCAGCCTTTTTGCAAGACACTTGCGGAATCCCCTTGTCCAAGGAGCCATAAGGTTATTCCGATGCCAATTTATATCTTTTTGCATATGCTTTAGTAAGTGTATCAGTTTGACTTTGTTATGCTGTAAAACAATGCATGTCAATTATATTGCAAGCTTTTCATCTTTTCCCTTGAGAAATAcctactatgaaaaaaaaaaaaaacttgaataatattaaaatttcatatcatataatttcatttcaacaacacattcacaaaaaaaaaaaaaaaagagagaataatatttttaataataacaagatacaattttttttgtgcGTTCCAGTGTCATTGTTATGGATCTAGGATCTAAATCATAATCTTGTATATATTACTCAGGAGATTGTGGACATGGGTCATACACTTCTGGGCATAGAGggattaataacaaaaaatgggGTGGAAATAATAGTTGACTATGAACTTAAAAGAAGTCACAGGGATCAACAGAATAGAAAATGGGATAACCTTGTCCGAGCACCACTTTCAGAAGGAGAAATTAACATCTTTTTCGGCTTATGCATGCACAGAAGGGATTGAAGGATggtatcattttttaaaatttctttttgcgTATGTTGATGAACTTATCTTAGAGATGCCTTATGATGAATTTATTCAAGAAGATTTCATGGGTATATGGGAAGCAATGACAATAGTTATGGGTATGCATTAGGGGCCATGGACTTCGAAACAGGAATGAGAGTAGGGATGCTATTTTTGAGTTTGATCTGGTTGattattttggttttgtaaACACATTCTTTAGTGTGAGGgtatctaatttaaaaatatttgaaagtgAATGAAAACAAACCCTTCCCTCTCAAGAAGAGTCGTTTAAGCCGCATAAAAAATTCCATGAAGTTAAAACAAGTAAAGTGCTTATGTTAGTGGCTTCAAGTTTCAGCGAAGGTGTTATT
The sequence above is drawn from the Populus alba chromosome 15, ASM523922v2, whole genome shotgun sequence genome and encodes:
- the LOC118050936 gene encoding probable cyclic nucleotide-gated ion channel 20, chloroplastic, whose product is MANHDKDDIPMLSDAHPKSVDENVDSRFRPFLSRTQSASTSIPLDSMESYGSETNLVGFTGPLRSARKAPLVQMSGPLYINRNTENVFLANHGVSARKMVDPKPEKYPSFNGMDKNDWDDKYTATNAHLMRSGQLGMCNDPYCTTCPSYYHSRSSQQRHAKTSSIFDSKFHSVLYGDAKGWARRFNNAINSYIPGVMNPHAKVVQNWNKFFVISCLVAIFVDPLFFILLSVKQKENCIVIDWGMTKAVVSFRCLTDTIYLLNIFLQFRLAYVAPESRVVGAGELVDHPKKIAKHYLRGYFFIDLFVVLPLPQIIVLALIPRGLDSSSANYAKNLLQAAILVQYIPRLFRFIPLLIGQSPNGFIFETASANFFINLFTFVLSGHIIGSLWYLFGLQRVNQCLRDACHNSGYQEECKKFIDCSRHENAAEQQVLSQNWTHWTNNANASDCFTPDHFSYEIYVQAVNLTGENTITRYTYSLFWGFQQISTLAGNQVPSYFIWEVLFTMAIIGIGLLLFAFLIGNMQNFLQALGRRRSEMSLRRRDVDQWMKHRRLPVELRRRVIEAERYHWASTRGVNEEMLLENLPEDLQRDIRRHLFKFVKKVWIFHLMDEHVLDAVCEKLKQKIYIKGSEVFCVGGLVEKMVFIVRGKLESIGHDGTVVELSEGNVCGEELLTWFLEHSSVSKDGRKIKISGQRLISSRTVRCLANVEAFSLSAADLEQVTSLFARHLRNPLVQGAIRYQSPYWRALAATRIQVYWRYRQKRLKRSKTTQSNHFAPQSNHSSFSRV